From one Halosimplex rubrum genomic stretch:
- a CDS encoding CNNM domain-containing protein — protein MTSLEVWGRLIAGVGLILANGFFVAIEFALTRARQFTEEEFVDGSAALERAWEMTNNLEIYLTTCQVGITASSIAVGIVAEPALAAIFFPLFEGTRLATVGAGAIIAFLIINLVHLTHGEQTPTYLGVERSRMVCRYGAGPLYWFNWAISPLITLGDWIAKATLGLFGIEMTGAWLETEEDVIESRADLRNKMGSVLDEGDLSEERRDEVMNALTIGERPVREVMVDAENVVALSTTADAEENFRRMEANPHTRYPLVGGDLSDFKGILYLPVLAGHREDLANDEAIDFENLAAPPMTLSPDVDVSDAIDQFQAENQELALVIEDGEVVGMVTVTDLLESVTGDIEDPIDTGDATID, from the coding sequence ATGACCTCTCTCGAGGTCTGGGGCCGACTGATCGCAGGGGTCGGGTTGATCCTCGCCAACGGCTTCTTCGTCGCGATCGAGTTCGCGCTGACGCGGGCGCGACAGTTCACCGAGGAGGAGTTCGTGGACGGCAGCGCGGCGCTCGAACGGGCCTGGGAGATGACGAACAACCTGGAGATCTATCTGACGACCTGTCAGGTGGGAATCACCGCCTCCAGTATCGCGGTCGGGATCGTCGCCGAACCGGCGCTGGCGGCGATCTTCTTCCCGCTGTTCGAGGGGACGCGGCTGGCGACGGTCGGCGCCGGCGCCATCATCGCGTTCCTGATCATCAACCTCGTCCACCTCACCCACGGCGAGCAGACGCCGACGTACCTGGGCGTCGAGCGCTCGCGGATGGTCTGTCGGTACGGCGCGGGGCCGCTGTACTGGTTCAACTGGGCCATCTCGCCGCTGATCACCCTGGGCGACTGGATCGCCAAGGCGACGCTGGGGCTGTTCGGCATCGAGATGACCGGCGCGTGGCTCGAGACCGAGGAGGACGTCATCGAATCGCGCGCCGACCTGCGCAACAAGATGGGGTCGGTCCTCGACGAGGGCGACCTCTCCGAGGAGCGCCGCGACGAGGTGATGAACGCGCTCACCATCGGCGAGCGTCCCGTTCGCGAGGTGATGGTCGACGCCGAAAACGTCGTCGCGCTCTCGACGACGGCCGACGCCGAGGAGAACTTCCGCCGCATGGAGGCGAACCCCCACACGCGATACCCGCTGGTCGGCGGGGACCTCTCCGACTTCAAGGGGATCCTCTATCTCCCCGTGCTCGCGGGCCACCGCGAGGACCTCGCGAACGACGAGGCGATCGACTTCGAGAACCTGGCGGCGCCGCCGATGACGCTCTCGCCGGACGTGGACGTGAGCGACGCCATCGACCAGTTCCAGGCCGAGAACCAGGAACTCGCCCTCGTCATCGAGGACGGCGAGGTGGTCGGGATGGTCACCGTCACCGACCTGCTCGAATCGGTCACCGGCGACATCGAGGACCCGATCGACACCGGCGACGCGACGATCGACTGA
- a CDS encoding metal-dependent hydrolase encodes MPSTLVHLAFGGTIAAALLGSAFDRRSLLVVLAVVAAPDLDSFLALVFVAGHRTLLHTYLVPIAASALLYVDLRVRDRSFVRGRWGPEGVRLAWVSVVALAFAGVGLDFVDHGVNPLWPLHDQFYVLDGRLEVSDQRGIVQSYVDLSPETEQTGPRSRGSSQEVNISTGVDPNPGGEGGGPDPDTVEDPERMFPVVRHGWQLAILVSGTVVTAARLRLGEVDEN; translated from the coding sequence ATGCCTTCGACGCTGGTGCATCTCGCCTTCGGCGGGACGATCGCCGCCGCGCTGCTGGGGTCGGCCTTCGACCGTCGGTCGCTGCTGGTCGTCCTCGCCGTCGTCGCCGCGCCGGACCTGGACTCGTTTCTGGCCCTCGTGTTCGTCGCCGGCCACCGGACGCTCCTGCACACCTACCTCGTCCCGATCGCCGCGAGCGCGCTGCTGTACGTCGACCTGCGCGTGCGCGACCGCTCGTTCGTCCGGGGGCGCTGGGGGCCGGAGGGGGTTCGCCTCGCGTGGGTCAGCGTCGTCGCGCTCGCCTTCGCGGGCGTCGGCCTCGACTTCGTCGACCACGGCGTCAACCCGCTGTGGCCGCTTCACGACCAGTTCTACGTCCTCGACGGCCGCTTGGAGGTGTCCGACCAGCGCGGGATCGTCCAGAGCTACGTCGACCTGAGCCCCGAGACCGAGCAGACCGGGCCGCGCAGCCGCGGCTCCTCCCAGGAGGTCAACATCTCGACGGGCGTCGACCCCAACCCGGGCGGGGAGGGCGGCGGCCCCGACCCGGACACCGTCGAGGACCCCGAGCGGATGTTCCCGGTCGTCCGCCACGGCTGGCAACTGGCCATCCTCGTCAGCGGGACCGTCGTGACGGCCGCGCGGCTCCGGCTCGGCGAGGTCGACGAGAACTGA
- a CDS encoding OsmC family protein, with the protein MSDIEVTSVCEEGYTTESEIDGEWSLVVDALSEDGPSPNQVLAADYASCYIPALRVAADQTGYDDIGHVEVEVEADLDEDDDLEAIAFTVKTEAALGEDAQEIVELGEDICHVHSALTESLHADISIEDDAF; encoded by the coding sequence ATGTCCGACATCGAAGTCACGAGCGTCTGTGAGGAAGGGTACACGACCGAAAGCGAGATCGACGGCGAGTGGTCGCTGGTCGTCGACGCGCTCTCGGAGGACGGCCCGTCGCCAAACCAGGTCCTCGCCGCCGACTACGCCTCCTGTTACATTCCGGCGCTGCGCGTCGCCGCAGACCAGACCGGCTACGACGACATCGGCCACGTGGAGGTCGAAGTCGAGGCCGACCTCGACGAGGACGACGACCTCGAAGCCATCGCGTTCACCGTCAAGACCGAGGCCGCGCTCGGCGAGGACGCCCAGGAGATCGTCGAACTCGGCGAGGACATCTGCCACGTCCACTCCGCGCTGACGGAGTCGCTCCACGCCGACATCTCGATCGAAGACGACGCCTTCTGA
- the trxA gene encoding thioredoxin, producing MSEASDDATDEELERIRERKRERLEAGASSTLSDDGTEGDSATDDGDAITPDEPVHVETEADFEDVVSEGVVLVDFYADWCGPCKMLEPIVADIAETTDATVAKVDVDAHQGLAREYGVRGVPTLLLFVDGEPAERRVGVQDEGALREIVGQHV from the coding sequence ATGAGCGAAGCCAGCGACGACGCGACCGACGAGGAACTCGAACGGATCCGCGAGCGGAAACGGGAACGACTCGAAGCGGGAGCGAGTTCGACGCTCTCGGACGACGGGACCGAGGGCGATTCCGCGACCGACGACGGGGACGCGATCACCCCCGACGAGCCGGTCCACGTCGAGACCGAGGCCGACTTCGAGGACGTCGTGTCCGAGGGCGTCGTGCTGGTCGACTTCTACGCCGACTGGTGTGGCCCCTGCAAGATGCTCGAACCGATCGTCGCGGACATCGCCGAGACGACCGACGCGACCGTCGCGAAAGTCGACGTGGACGCCCACCAGGGGCTGGCCCGCGAGTACGGCGTCCGGGGCGTCCCCACGCTGCTCCTGTTCGTCGACGGCGAACCGGCCGAACGGCGCGTCGGCGTCCAGGACGAGGGCGCGCTGCGAGAAATCGTCGGTCAGCACGTCTGA
- a CDS encoding metal-dependent hydrolase, translated as MELTWYGHSTWHVTVGSTDLLIDPFFENPKTDADPGELDPDYVLLTHGHDDHVADAGAFTDATLVGTPEVTNHVAGEAGFDEDDVVGMNLGGTVEAGDAFVTMHRADHTNGVGAGFEVPSAGSAAGYVISDTKPTQVEDEESETFYHAGDTGLMTEMRDVIGPFLEPDAAALPVGDHFTMGPMQAAIAADWLNVDHVFPMHYDTFPPIEIDPQDFVDEVAASGSDAEVHVLDGDETFDLTEGY; from the coding sequence ATGGAACTGACCTGGTACGGCCACTCGACGTGGCACGTGACGGTGGGAAGCACCGATCTGCTGATCGACCCGTTCTTCGAGAACCCGAAGACGGACGCGGATCCCGGGGAGCTCGACCCGGACTACGTCCTGCTGACCCACGGGCACGACGACCACGTCGCCGACGCGGGGGCGTTCACGGACGCGACGCTCGTCGGCACGCCCGAGGTGACCAACCACGTCGCCGGCGAGGCGGGCTTCGACGAGGACGACGTCGTCGGGATGAACCTCGGCGGGACCGTCGAGGCGGGCGACGCGTTCGTGACGATGCACCGCGCCGACCACACGAACGGGGTCGGCGCCGGCTTCGAGGTGCCCAGCGCCGGGTCGGCCGCCGGATACGTCATCTCCGACACGAAGCCGACGCAGGTCGAAGACGAGGAGAGCGAGACGTTCTACCACGCCGGCGACACTGGCCTGATGACGGAGATGCGCGACGTGATCGGCCCGTTCCTCGAACCGGACGCCGCGGCGCTACCGGTCGGCGACCACTTCACGATGGGGCCGATGCAGGCCGCGATCGCCGCCGACTGGCTGAACGTCGACCACGTCTTCCCGATGCACTACGACACGTTCCCCCCGATCGAGATCGACCCGCAGGACTTCGTCGACGAGGTGGCCGCCAGCGGGAGCGACGCCGAGGTACACGTCCTCGACGGCGACGAGACGTTCGACCTCACGGAAGGCTACTGA
- a CDS encoding PRC-barrel domain-containing protein — protein sequence MNPETAPQEITTLVGREVYTKNGVFVGEVEDLRLDLNVEQVTGLALHQINTELFGPDVSGSRGVIVPYRWVQAVGDIVIVNDVVERVHSDESDEEEVAA from the coding sequence ATGAATCCCGAGACGGCGCCACAGGAGATCACGACGCTCGTGGGGCGGGAAGTCTACACCAAAAACGGCGTGTTCGTCGGCGAGGTCGAGGACCTGCGGCTGGACCTGAACGTCGAGCAGGTGACCGGCCTCGCGCTCCACCAGATCAACACGGAGCTGTTCGGCCCGGACGTCTCCGGGTCCCGCGGCGTCATCGTCCCTTACCGCTGGGTGCAGGCCGTCGGCGACATCGTCATCGTCAACGACGTCGTCGAGCGCGTCCACAGCGACGAGAGCGACGAGGAAGAGGTCGCGGCCTGA